The DNA sequence GGATTTAGTTGAGTAGTTTAAGATCCCATTTGATGGATTGgagatttattttcctcaatagTAAGAAAATAGTTCTTCATTTTCAACTTCAAGCAGAAGTCAATCAGTAAACTTTCTGCTAAACCCCTCTTGGCTATCCAAACAATATGAACAGGGAAAACATTTGAGACCATAGACCCGAGAACTGGAGATGTGATAGCCAGAATTGCTGAAGGAGATAAGGAGGATGTTGATCTAGCTGTGAAAGCTGCCCGTGAGGCGTTTGATCATGGCCCGTGGCCTCGAATGTCCGGTGCTgtatgtgctttgcctttcTCTAcgcattttcatttgtttttaattttttaaaataaatttctttgATCAAATTTGCTTGTTCTTGAATGGCGACAGGCAAGGGCCAGGATTATGATGAAATATGCGGATTTGATTGATCAAAATATAGAAGAATTAGCTGCACTGGATACTATTGATGCTGGAAAATTATATGGTTGGGGCAAAGCAGTAGACATTCCTTCAGCTGCAAATCACCTTCGTTACTATGCAGGTGCAGCAGATAAAATTCATGGAGAAGTGCTAAAAATGTCTCGAGAGTTACAGGGATATACTCTGCGTGAACCCATTGGTGTTGTAGGACACATAATTCCCTGGAACTTCCCTAGCTCTTTGTTCTTTTCCAAGGTTAGCCCAGCCTTAGCTGCAGGATGCACCATGGTTGTCAAGCCAGCTGAGCAAACCCCTCTTTCAGCTCTATTTTATGCTCATCTTGCTAAGCTAGTAAGCTTGCCTTTCTCAAACTTCCTTCAAAGCTCAATTGTTAAATTCTTTGATGCCCTTGTTCTTCCCTTGTTTATTTAAATCCTAATTTACTAGGCTGGTATTCCTGATGGAGTGATCAATGTTGTGACTGGGTATGGACCAACAGCTGGTGCCGCCATTGCGTCTCACATGGACATTGACAAGGTAAGGCTCATTTGAAATAAGAGTAGTTCACTTGCAAGTTGACGTCTAAATGTGGTTTTTTGGCTGCAGGTAAGTTTTACAGGGTCTACTGAAGTGGGGCGTTCAGTGATGAAGGCTGCAGCGACAAGCAATTTGAAACAGGTTTCACTTGAACTAGGAGGCAAGTCCCCGCTCCTAATCTTTGATGATGCTGATATAAATACAGCTGCTGATCTCGCTCTACTTGGTATACTGTATAACAAGGtaaactgatttttttttccctctcccTTTCATGTTACCAAACATTCTTTCCATATAGCTAATGATATGTTCTTAATTTCTTCAGGGCGAAATTTGTGCTGCAAGTTCACGTGTTTATGTTCAGGAAGGAATTTATGATGAATTAGTTCAGAAATTGGTCGAGAAGGCAAAAGCTTGGGTTGTTGGAGATCCTTTTGATCCTAATGTTCGACAAGGACCACAGGTAAAAACTGTGTAGTTAATCAAGCAACTGAATCTGGCAGGAGAACTGAAATTGACTGAGAGCTAACTGACCGAACTAAACTAGTAAAGAAAAATTCTTCTATCTTTTCAAATGTTGTAAATTCCTGGCTAACTGTTTTCACAAAAAAAAGTTGGTAGTGCTCCTACTTTTGTTGTTCTGACTTCTGAGTAAACGATTTCTTGTTAACTGTTGATTGATGAGTGCATTATTTTGCTGATGGCAGGTGGATAAACAGCAGCACGAAAAAATTCTTTCTTACATTGAGCATGGCAAAAGAGAAGGAGCAACATTATTAACAGGAGGCAAGCCTTTGTTCGAGAAAGGATATTTTATAGAACCAACAATTTTCACAGATGTTAAGGTACAGTTTCAACTTTCA is a window from the Manihot esculenta cultivar AM560-2 chromosome 16, M.esculenta_v8, whole genome shotgun sequence genome containing:
- the LOC110603042 gene encoding aldehyde dehydrogenase family 2 member C4, which encodes MINQHSKIKDREMAGLTNGSSHFHINIPTIKFTKLFINGEFLDSVSGKTFETIDPRTGDVIARIAEGDKEDVDLAVKAAREAFDHGPWPRMSGAARARIMMKYADLIDQNIEELAALDTIDAGKLYGWGKAVDIPSAANHLRYYAGAADKIHGEVLKMSRELQGYTLREPIGVVGHIIPWNFPSSLFFSKVSPALAAGCTMVVKPAEQTPLSALFYAHLAKLAGIPDGVINVVTGYGPTAGAAIASHMDIDKVSFTGSTEVGRSVMKAAATSNLKQVSLELGGKSPLLIFDDADINTAADLALLGILYNKGEICAASSRVYVQEGIYDELVQKLVEKAKAWVVGDPFDPNVRQGPQVDKQQHEKILSYIEHGKREGATLLTGGKPLFEKGYFIEPTIFTDVKEDMLIAKDEIFGPVMSLMKFKTVEEAIESANNTRYGLAAGIVTKDLNVANTISRSIRAGIIWINCYFAFDRDCPYGGYKMSGFGRGYGMEALHKYLQVKSVVTPIYNSPWL